A region of Allocoleopsis franciscana PCC 7113 DNA encodes the following proteins:
- a CDS encoding vWA domain-containing protein codes for MDISQPTLANFLQHLRTENQPFILRRDAAPPEWNDEALHRSNYDQNPELYALLAVAETIQPWQRVRILFQLLQRSRKGMSNEVRCTLERVADLLLAVLHPDQVLTVFLALRRVRANHKHTTKAILKYILNHPQFEDMASSRRPTLVDCLEHALGKNVARACAKMLSEEVTANEAYLRRNLLRFVRDAQWVKFVLPFVYKQGTRQTGNGQYQQAHQQYIEKFEQHQERPKTVTATNRGDIAATLVHLYRGGSSAQLQQAVEGYVEEAARELPRFAGKVALVLDASASTRSYGEREYCALAQSIALQRVLEKRCANLQVHTVGGSGYLPVPEGNTDLATALLDALEASPDVVAIVTDGYENVYPGDLERVVASLPNAGVQTPVVLCHSKFTPSDDLTLRRPAENLPQLEFWHQDDFEDILLSLFLMADGNGASECLREFLLEKLYKVEKEVAPWTTIN; via the coding sequence ATGGATATTAGCCAACCAACCCTCGCAAATTTCCTTCAGCATTTGCGTACAGAAAATCAGCCCTTTATCCTGCGGCGAGACGCAGCACCACCTGAGTGGAATGATGAAGCGTTGCATCGGTCGAACTATGACCAAAATCCAGAGCTTTATGCTCTTTTGGCTGTAGCAGAAACCATTCAACCCTGGCAGCGTGTGCGGATATTGTTCCAATTGCTGCAACGCTCTCGCAAAGGGATGTCCAACGAAGTTCGTTGCACTTTAGAGCGTGTTGCAGATTTGCTGCTGGCAGTTTTGCACCCTGACCAAGTGTTGACAGTGTTTCTGGCACTGCGACGAGTTCGGGCGAATCACAAACATACTACAAAAGCCATCCTCAAGTACATTCTCAATCATCCTCAGTTTGAAGACATGGCGAGCAGCCGTCGTCCAACTTTGGTGGATTGCTTGGAACACGCACTGGGTAAGAATGTGGCACGAGCTTGCGCCAAGATGCTCAGTGAAGAGGTAACGGCTAACGAAGCCTATCTACGTCGCAACTTGCTACGGTTTGTCCGCGATGCTCAGTGGGTTAAATTCGTCCTGCCTTTTGTTTACAAGCAGGGGACACGCCAAACGGGTAACGGTCAGTATCAGCAAGCTCATCAGCAGTATATCGAGAAGTTTGAGCAGCACCAAGAGCGACCCAAGACGGTGACGGCAACGAATCGCGGTGACATTGCGGCTACGCTGGTTCACCTCTACCGGGGCGGTAGTTCGGCACAGTTGCAACAGGCTGTAGAGGGCTATGTTGAGGAAGCGGCACGGGAATTGCCCCGATTTGCAGGAAAAGTGGCGCTCGTTTTGGATGCTTCTGCCTCGACTCGTAGTTATGGCGAACGCGAATATTGTGCTCTAGCTCAATCCATCGCCTTGCAACGAGTACTCGAAAAACGCTGTGCTAATTTGCAAGTTCATACGGTGGGAGGTTCTGGATATCTGCCAGTACCGGAAGGTAACACGGATTTAGCAACGGCTCTCCTGGATGCGCTGGAAGCGTCACCGGATGTAGTGGCAATTGTTACGGATGGGTATGAGAATGTCTATCCCGGAGACTTGGAACGTGTTGTGGCATCTTTGCCGAATGCGGGTGTGCAGACGCCTGTTGTTTTGTGCCATAGCAAGTTTACGCCCTCGGATGACTTAACTTTACGGCGTCCTGCCGAGAACCTGCCGCAACTGGAATTCTGGCATCAAGATGACTTTGAAGACATACTGCTGTCGTTGTTCTTGATGGCTGACGGCAACGGTGCATCAGAGTGCCTGCGGGAGTTTCTACTCGAAAAACTCTACAAGGTCGAAAAGGAGGTAGCACCTTGGACTACCATCAATTAA
- a CDS encoding Uma2 family endonuclease, which translates to MVQTPAKPLSLEEFLKLPETEPASEYIDGQIIQKPMPQGEHSVIQGELVTSVNAVVKPQKIARAFPELRCTFGGRSIVPDIAVFTWERIPRKENGGVANVFQAAPDWIIEILSPDQSATKVTKKILHSLKHDTQMGWLIVPDEQTIFVYQSNQQPEVFEEPEEQLPVPLFASELRLTVGEVFGWLLE; encoded by the coding sequence ATGGTACAAACACCCGCTAAACCTTTATCCTTGGAAGAGTTCCTGAAGCTACCCGAAACTGAACCTGCCAGCGAGTACATTGATGGTCAAATTATTCAAAAGCCAATGCCTCAAGGAGAACATAGCGTAATTCAGGGTGAATTGGTAACCTCTGTCAATGCAGTGGTAAAACCTCAAAAGATTGCACGAGCTTTTCCAGAACTGCGGTGTACCTTTGGAGGGAGGTCAATTGTACCTGATATAGCCGTATTTACTTGGGAGAGAATTCCTCGAAAGGAAAATGGTGGCGTAGCTAATGTTTTTCAAGCGGCTCCTGACTGGATAATTGAAATCCTATCTCCAGACCAAAGCGCTACGAAAGTCACGAAAAAAATTCTGCATAGTCTAAAACATGACACGCAAATGGGCTGGCTGATTGTCCCAGACGAACAGACGATCTTTGTTTATCAATCAAATCAACAACCAGAAGTATTTGAGGAGCCGGAAGAACAGCTTCCCGTACCTCTGTTTGCCAGTGAATTACGGCTGACAGTCGGTGAGGTATTTGGCTGGCTGTTGGAATAA
- a CDS encoding GIY-YIG nuclease family protein, with protein MLSNTLNLSKLPSVYLLEKDKLPNDAAIYFVSDSQGQVLYVGRTVNLVKRWREHHRFNQLKRLNRKTRISISWLTCSNDINTLSNLENEFINSYKPPLNWSKVVSPVRRITPVEIALQQSLQQLAKFNTMIFGFDPIADEEPPTLYLLYPVYGQRGLSGSIRSLLKKINKKVSALKWKEYHTEPKSFGKFGYWKTEYNGIRIDLTPVQGLVHFMDDAVRRTVAGVELMAFSREQLETLLANVPEEEISGLGALEDDPIPIEFVTQSQ; from the coding sequence ATGTTGTCAAATACCCTTAACCTGTCTAAACTTCCGTCGGTTTATTTATTGGAAAAGGACAAACTACCTAACGATGCAGCTATTTATTTCGTATCTGACAGTCAAGGTCAAGTGCTTTATGTTGGCAGAACAGTTAATTTGGTTAAGCGGTGGCGAGAACACCACAGATTTAACCAGTTAAAAAGGTTGAATCGAAAAACTCGTATTAGTATTAGCTGGTTAACTTGCAGTAATGATATAAACACTCTCTCAAATCTTGAAAATGAATTTATAAATTCATATAAACCGCCACTAAATTGGTCAAAAGTGGTATCACCAGTTAGAAGAATAACTCCAGTTGAGATAGCGCTACAGCAGAGCCTTCAGCAGCTAGCCAAGTTCAACACTATGATATTTGGCTTTGACCCAATTGCTGACGAAGAACCGCCAACACTATATTTGCTTTATCCTGTCTATGGTCAGCGTGGTCTATCGGGCAGTATACGGAGTCTATTAAAAAAAATCAATAAAAAGGTTAGCGCGTTGAAGTGGAAAGAATACCATACAGAGCCTAAGTCTTTTGGTAAATTTGGATATTGGAAAACTGAGTATAACGGTATAAGAATAGACTTAACTCCAGTTCAAGGCTTAGTTCACTTTATGGATGATGCAGTTCGTCGAACTGTTGCTGGTGTAGAGCTTATGGCTTTTAGCCGTGAGCAGCTAGAAACACTTTTAGCCAATGTACCAGAGGAGGAAATTTCAGGTTTAGGTGCCTTGGAAGATGACCCTATTCCTATAGAATTTGTTACTCAAAGCCAATAA